From one Conexibacter woesei Iso977N genomic stretch:
- the tyrS gene encoding tyrosine--tRNA ligase: MAQPDQTARDLLRNAHQSLPEGGLAAKLTHAREKGRPLRVKLGLDPTAPDIHLGHTVVLQKLREFQDLGHKVVLIVGDYTARVGDPSGRSSTRPVLTGAEIDANAETYKRQSFTVLRDDPELLEVRRNGEWLDMPAEKLFALARVATVAQILERDDFAKRFAAQQPISVLEMLYPLLQGYDSVAIESDVELGGTDQTFNLLLGRDVQRVYGVAEQVILTMPILPGIDGVDKMSKSLGNHIGVTEAPEEQFGKTMRLPDEAMDVWFELLAIPPAPADAGPRDRKRWLARAIVDRFHGDGAGAEAEARFDQLFVAHEIPDDVEDFPVPADWIQDGNTVPLPKIIATAFGRSSSDARRLLAQGGVKVDGVTLPADRLDADWADLAGQVLQVGKRHFRRLVAG; the protein is encoded by the coding sequence ATGGCCCAGCCCGATCAGACCGCCCGCGACCTCCTCCGCAACGCGCATCAGTCGTTGCCCGAAGGCGGCCTCGCCGCGAAGCTCACGCACGCGCGGGAAAAGGGGCGGCCGCTGCGCGTCAAGCTCGGGCTGGACCCGACGGCGCCCGACATCCACCTCGGCCACACGGTCGTGCTGCAGAAGCTGCGCGAGTTCCAGGACCTGGGGCACAAGGTGGTGTTGATCGTCGGCGACTACACCGCGCGCGTCGGAGATCCGTCGGGGCGGTCTTCGACGCGGCCGGTCCTGACCGGCGCGGAGATCGACGCCAACGCGGAGACCTACAAGAGGCAGTCGTTCACGGTGCTGCGCGACGACCCGGAGCTGCTGGAGGTCCGGCGCAACGGCGAGTGGCTGGACATGCCGGCCGAGAAGCTCTTCGCGCTCGCGCGCGTGGCGACGGTCGCGCAGATCCTGGAGCGCGACGACTTCGCCAAGCGCTTCGCCGCGCAGCAGCCGATCTCGGTGCTGGAGATGCTCTACCCGCTGCTGCAGGGCTACGACAGCGTGGCGATCGAGAGCGACGTGGAGCTCGGCGGGACCGACCAGACCTTCAACCTGCTGCTGGGGCGTGACGTCCAGCGCGTGTACGGGGTCGCCGAGCAGGTGATCCTGACGATGCCGATCCTGCCGGGGATCGACGGCGTGGACAAGATGTCCAAGTCGCTCGGCAACCACATCGGGGTGACCGAGGCGCCGGAGGAGCAGTTCGGCAAGACGATGCGGCTGCCGGATGAGGCGATGGACGTGTGGTTCGAGCTGCTGGCGATCCCGCCGGCGCCGGCCGATGCCGGGCCGCGGGACCGGAAGCGCTGGCTGGCGCGCGCGATCGTGGACCGGTTCCACGGCGACGGCGCCGGGGCGGAGGCCGAGGCGCGGTTCGACCAGCTCTTCGTCGCGCACGAGATCCCCGACGATGTCGAGGACTTCCCGGTCCCCGCCGACTGGATCCAGGATGGCAACACCGTCCCGCTGCCCAAGATCATCGCGACCGCCTTCGGCCGTTCCTCCTCCGACGCGCGCCGGCTGCTTGCCCAGGGCGGCGTGAAGGTCGACGGCGTGACGCTCCCCGCCGACAGGCTGGACGCCGACTGGGCCGACCTCGCCGGCCAGGTCCTGCAGGTCGGAAAGCGGCATTTCCGGCGGCTCGTCGCGGGGTAG
- a CDS encoding GNAT family N-acetyltransferase has translation MRTLELALATAEELDFTQTVQVSPAESHLRLDESLEDRGMSFGGASLVLAGPVGGSPSPAADITIRVHDGVAEPGPVASVPAISVELTDLTSDWVTAWATVSGIDGTRDTADLVLSQLGDRARFAAAIDTSTSEPLGVCIGVAESGWLGLFSLYVAPSARRRGIASQLVDALSSWSAAAGATATYLQVEADNPGALSFYAARGFHIAHSYHYRSA, from the coding sequence GTGCGCACCCTCGAGCTTGCGCTGGCCACCGCCGAGGAGCTCGACTTCACGCAGACGGTCCAGGTGTCGCCGGCCGAGTCACATCTGCGTCTCGACGAGAGCCTCGAGGACCGCGGGATGTCCTTCGGCGGCGCGAGCCTCGTCCTGGCCGGTCCGGTTGGTGGCAGTCCGTCGCCCGCCGCCGACATCACCATCCGCGTCCACGATGGTGTCGCCGAGCCGGGGCCGGTCGCGTCCGTGCCGGCGATCTCGGTCGAGCTCACCGATCTCACCTCGGACTGGGTGACCGCCTGGGCGACGGTGAGCGGCATCGACGGCACCCGCGACACCGCCGACCTCGTCCTCTCCCAACTCGGCGACCGCGCTCGGTTCGCGGCCGCGATCGACACCTCGACCTCGGAGCCGCTCGGCGTCTGCATCGGGGTTGCGGAGTCCGGCTGGCTCGGCCTGTTCTCGCTCTACGTCGCACCGTCGGCACGCCGTCGCGGGATCGCCTCCCAGCTCGTCGACGCCCTGTCCTCCTGGTCCGCTGCGGCCGGTGCCACGGCGACTTACCTCCAAGTCGAAGCCGACAACCCCGGCGCTCTGTCCTTCTACGCCGCCCGCGGCTTCCACATCGCTCACTCCTACCACTACCGCTCCGCCTAG
- a CDS encoding isocitrate/isopropylmalate family dehydrogenase: MSSEPLTITILEGDETGQELLEQALRVLDPEVIGLSVTLDRYDLSLENRRKTDNKVVEESAAAMRASGLGIKAATITPEGKDDVGSPNRLVREGVDGKVIIRTGRRIPGINPVAGVYLPISVVRMAVDDAYGAKQWREGVDGGPDEIAYRTERISRGTCRAVAEYAFRTAAKIGGKVYGGPKWTVSPVYEGMLKEEMDLAAERHPDVWYQPVLIDATYAGLISGAADSPLVIPALNRDGDCLSDLVMPMFGSIAGAESVLLAFDDDFKTTVAMAEAPHGTAPALQGKDIANPMAMILACGAVLAYASDRGVSGTDLASRAIYESVLESTARGVRTHDLGGSAGTTEFTDDVIGRVRTKMDVWSSLGSTM; the protein is encoded by the coding sequence GTGTCTTCCGAACCGCTGACGATCACCATCCTCGAGGGCGACGAGACCGGGCAGGAGCTGCTCGAGCAGGCGCTCCGGGTCCTGGACCCCGAGGTCATCGGGCTGTCCGTGACGCTCGACCGCTACGACCTGTCGCTGGAGAACCGGCGCAAGACGGACAACAAGGTCGTCGAGGAGAGCGCGGCGGCGATGCGCGCGTCCGGGCTCGGCATCAAGGCGGCGACGATCACGCCCGAGGGCAAGGACGACGTCGGGTCGCCGAACCGTCTCGTGCGCGAGGGCGTCGACGGCAAGGTGATCATCCGGACGGGCCGGCGGATCCCGGGGATCAACCCGGTCGCCGGTGTGTACCTGCCGATCTCGGTGGTCCGGATGGCGGTCGACGACGCCTACGGCGCCAAGCAGTGGCGCGAGGGCGTCGACGGCGGTCCGGACGAGATCGCCTACCGCACCGAGAGGATCTCGCGCGGGACGTGCCGGGCGGTGGCCGAGTACGCGTTCCGGACCGCTGCCAAGATCGGCGGGAAGGTCTACGGCGGGCCGAAGTGGACGGTGTCCCCGGTGTACGAGGGGATGCTGAAGGAGGAGATGGACCTCGCGGCCGAGCGCCATCCGGACGTCTGGTACCAGCCGGTCCTGATCGACGCGACCTACGCGGGCCTGATCAGCGGCGCGGCGGATTCGCCCCTGGTGATCCCGGCGCTGAACCGCGACGGCGACTGCCTCTCGGATCTGGTCATGCCGATGTTCGGCTCGATCGCCGGGGCCGAGAGCGTGTTGCTGGCCTTCGACGACGACTTCAAGACGACCGTCGCGATGGCCGAGGCGCCCCACGGCACCGCGCCCGCGCTGCAAGGCAAGGACATTGCCAACCCGATGGCCATGATCTTGGCCTGCGGAGCGGTGCTGGCCTACGCCTCCGACCGCGGCGTGTCCGGCACTGACCTCGCCTCCCGCGCCATCTACGAGTCCGTGCTCGAGAGCACCGCCCGCGGCGTCCGCACCCACGACCTCGGCGGATCGGCCGGCACCACCGAGTTCACCGACGACGTCATCGGCCGCGTCCGCACCAAGATGGACGTCTGGTCCTCCCTCGGCTCGACGATGTAA